In one window of Macrobrachium nipponense isolate FS-2020 chromosome 2, ASM1510439v2, whole genome shotgun sequence DNA:
- the LOC135221054 gene encoding uncharacterized protein LOC135221054: MSSSNDKPTREISPALADLCSDYWNWRMADSPEFASAVGIRDYDDQLDDLSFEAHQRRYDQCEAFLARARDLEPRLIRQQDLTNLKAFKAEIQAYVDGFRFQGFLMPIGYSEGVHVDFERLVSYMTLEGVADFEKVLARYRRLPKQIDQIILLMKKGVEMGVVHHHISMKGVGKNIGRFVVSDATKSPLWTPFSQIPDTIIKEQRDLLREKATEVITHQVSPAFEKLRDYVDNEYITRPDIAVTSLHEGEARYEQLLKFHTSTNLSAEEIHQMGLEEVGRIQKEMAKIVEELGFEMSVAEFSDMIRYDPKSYFNNPEDMMDKFKEIVYDTIEPKLEGIVRKRPKSDLELVASPSCDGVLGYYLAGSYDGSRPGKFYVNTQLYASIPRYEMMTLCLHEGNPGHHLQASHTMESPHIPFFRRVIEDRNYQVSPSRFPINTGYLEGWGLYSEDLGFDMNLYGDPYDRYGHYSYEIYRACRLVVDTGMHAFSWSRDRAIDFMKQHTALATKNIENEIDRYITFPGQAVGYKVGELKIWELRKNAQRILGESFDLKEFHEIVLDSVGPLEVLEDEVTRWIEGERKK; encoded by the exons ATGTCATCAAGCAATGATAAACCCACCCGTGAGATATCTCCTGCCTTGGCGGACCTTTGCTCGGATTATTGGAACTGGAGGATGGCTGACTCACCAGAATTCGCATCAGCG GTCGGTATCCGTGACTACGACGACCAACTTGATGACCTGTCGTTCGAGGCCCACCAACGACGCTACGACCAGTGCGAAGCTTTTCTCGCGCGGGCTCGAGACCTGGAACCGCGACTCATTCGGCAGCAGGACctcaccaacctgaaggcgttcAAGGCGGAGATACAGGCATACGTCGATGGGTTCCGATTTCAAGG GTTCCTGATGCCAATAGGATACTCTGAAGGCGTCCACGTGGACTTCGAGCGCCTCGTGTCCTACATGACCCTGGAAGGAGTCGCGGACTTCGAGAAAGTACTGGCCAGGTACCGGCGGCTCCCGAAACAGATAGATCAGATCATTCTCCTCATGAAGAAGGGAGTCGAGATGGGTGTTGTGCACCATCATATATCTATG AAAGGAGTTGGAAAGAACATTGGTCGTTTCGTCGTGAGCGACGCGACTAAGAGTCCCTTGTGGACTCCCTTCTCCCAGATTCCGGATACAATAATTAAGGAGCAGCGAGATCTACTCAGAGAGAAGGCCACAGAAGTTATCACGCATCAG GTTTCTCCAGCCTTTGAGAAACTAAGAGACTACGTAGACAACGAATACATAACTCGGCCGGACATCGCCGTCACCAGTCTCCACGAGGGAGAGGCCAGATACGAACAACTACTCAA ATTCCACACGTCTACGAACCTGTCGGCGGAAGAAATCCACCAGATGGGTTTGGAGGAAGTTGGTCGGATTCAGAAGGAAATGGCCAAG ATCGTGGAAGAACTGGGCTTCGAGATGAGCGTGGCCGAATTTTCCGACATGATCCGCTACGATCCCAAGTCCTATTTCAACAACCCCGAAGACATGATGGATAAGTTCAAGGAGATCGTCTACGATACCATTGAGCCCAAATTGGAGGGTATCGTCAGGAAACGTCCAAAGTCAGATCTAGA ACTGGTGGCGTCGCCCTCCTGCGACGGAGTCCTCGGGTACTACTTGGCAGGGTCCTACGACGGATCGAGACCGGGGAAATTCTACGTCAATACGCAACTCTACGCTTCCAT TCCCAGGTACGAGATGATGACCTTATGCCTGCACGAGGGTAACCCAGGTCACCACCTGCAGGCCTCCCACACCATGGAGTCCCCCCACATCCCCTTCTTCAGGAGGGTGATCGAAGACAGGAACTACCAGGTATCGCCTTCGAGGTTCCCCATCAACACGGGGTACTTGGAGGGGTGGGGCCTCTATTCGGAGGACCTGGGGTTCGACATGAACCTTTATGGCGACCCGTATGACAG GTATGGCCACTATTCGTATGAAATATACCGCGCTTGCCGTTTGGTGGTTGACACCGGCATGCACGCGTTCAGTTGGAGCAGAGACCGGGCCATCGACTTCATGAAACAGCACACAGCTTTGGCTACGAAGAATATCGAG AATGAAATCGACCGCTACATCACTTTTCCTGGTCAAGCCGTTGGCTACAAGGTGGGCGAACTGAAGATCTGGGAACTGAGGAAAAACGCCCAGAGGATTTTGGGAGAGTCCTTCGACCTCAAGGAATTCCACGAGATCGTGCTGGATTCCGTAGGACCTCTGGAAGTCTTGGAGGACGAGGTCACGAGGTGgattgagggagagagaaagaaatga